A section of the Girardinichthys multiradiatus isolate DD_20200921_A chromosome 5, DD_fGirMul_XY1, whole genome shotgun sequence genome encodes:
- the LOC124868723 gene encoding N-acyl-aromatic-L-amino acid amidohydrolase (carboxylate-forming) B-like — MANRAKKSQMEHVSVPPLSSVAICGGTHGNELTGLYIVREMQKKKIEKVGSVSITTIVTNPRASEAGRRYIEMDLNRCFTDVLLSSPITESTPYELRRAQELNAQLGPKGSTDAVDLLIDLHNTTANMGLCLIFYTLDWITLHIYKYIQNKMSSVPVRVIQLEVPISAAYALESVGKRGFAIEVGPQPNGVLRADIFNMVKETVDLTLEWLQEFNSGHSFEGGTVEAYTLVKSVDYPRDSAGKMTAAIHQDLQDNDFKLLRSGDPIFLTFAGETLKYEGEDLYPYFVNECAYYEKKIAFHLARKKTFSFPSICAKKD; from the exons ATGGAACACGTCTCTGTCCCACCACTATCCAGTGTCGCCATTTGCGGTGGAACCCACGGAAATGAGTTGACAGGGCTGTACATCGTGAGAGAAATGCAGAAAAAGAAGATAGAGAAAGTGGGATCTGTTTCTATAACCACTATTGTGACCAATCCACGAGCCTCGGAGGCTGGCAGAAGATACATAGAGATGGATCTGAACCGCTGTTTCACAGATGTCCTGCTGAG TTCTCCCATAACAGAGTCAACCCCGTATGAGCTGAGGCGAGCTCAGGAACTGAACGCTCAGCTGGGGCCCAAAGGAAGCACAGACGCTGTTGACCTGCTCATAGATCTGCACAACACTACTGCCAACATGGGCCTGTGCCTTATCTTCTACACTTTGGACTGGATCACCCTGCACATTTACAAATACATACAG aACAAGATGAGCTCTGTGCCTGTGAGAGTTATCCAGCTGGAGGTTCCCATCTCTGCTGCGTATGCCCTGGAGTCAGTGGGAAAACGTGGCTTTG CCATAGAAGTTGGCCCCCAACCTAACGGCGTGCTCAGAGCTGATATCTTCAACATGGTGAAAGAAACAGTGGATCTCACATTAGAGTGGCTTCAGGAATTCAATTCTG GGCACTCTTTTGAGGGCGGCACAGTGGAAGCATACACTTTAGTCAAAAGTGTTGACTATCCAAGGGACTCTGCTGGTAAAATGACTGCTGCCATCCACCAAGACCTACAG GATAATGACTTTAAGCTTCTGCGGTCAGGGGATCCCATCTTCCTGACATTTGCTGGGGAGACTTTGAAGTATGAGGGAGAGGACCTCTACCCTTACTTTGTGAATGAATGTGCCTACTACGAGAAGAAGATTGCTTTCCATTTAGctaggaagaaaacattcagctTTCCATCCATATGTGCGAAGAAGGACTGA